In the genome of Curtobacterium sp. MCLR17_036, the window TGCGCCTGGCGCTTGCTGGGCTGCGGGGCGGGCTTCTGCGGTGTCTTCGATGACAGCTGCTGCGCGATGGCCTCGGCGGCCCGGACGGACAGGTCCTCGTTGACGATCTTCTCTGCCAGGTACTCCATCGCTTCCGCGTCGGGTGCGGCGAGGATCGCGCGGGCGTGCCCGGCGGAGAGCACACCGGCAGCCACACGCCGCTGGACGGGGGAGGGGAGGCGGAGCAAGCGGATCGTGTTCGTGATCTGCGGCCGTGAACGGCCGATGCGCTGACCGAGCTGCTCCTGCGTGATGCCGAAGTCGGCGAGCAGCTGCTGGTACGCCGACGCTTCTTCGAGCGGGTTGAGCTGCGCGCGGTGCAGGTTCTCGAGCAGTGCGTCGCGGAGCATGGCGTCGTCAGGAGTGTCCTTGACGATGGCCGGGATCGTGCTGAGCCCGAGTTCCTTGGTTGCCCGCAGTCGACGCTCGCCCATGATGAGCTCGTACTGGGGTTCGGTGCCGGAAGCGCCAGCGATCGGCCGGACCACGATCGGCTGCAGGACGCCGATCTCCCGGATGGAGTGGACGAGCTCCTGGAGTTCTTCCTCGCGGAACTCCTTGCGCGGCTGCTGCGCATTCGGGATCACGTCGAGGGGGTTGAGGTTGGCCAGGCGAGCCCCGGGCACCGCCACCAAGTCGTCGGCGGTCGGGGCGGAGGACGGCGAGCCTCCGGTCGGGAAGAACACGTCGACCGGGCGGTCCTGCTGCTCGGTCGCCGTCGGGATGAGCGCGCCGATGCCTCGACCCAGTCCGGTTCGCTTCGGTGCCATCAGTTCTGCGCTCCTCGTGCTGCGATCTCGGCTGCTGCCTCCAGGTAGGACAACGATCCCGACGAATTGACGTCGTACGCGACGACGCTCTGGCCGTAGCTCGGCGCCTCGCTCACCCGCACGGAACGCGGGATCATGGCGGTGAGCACCTGGCTCCCGAAGTGCTCGCGGACGTCGTTGGCCACCTGGTTCGCCAGGTTCGTCCGACCGTCGTACATCGTCAGCAGGATCGTCGAGACGCGGAGCTTCGGGTTGAGGTGTCGCTCGATCAGCTCGATGTTCCGCAGCAGCTGGCTGAGCCCCTCGAGTGCGTAGTACTCGCACTGGATGGGGATGAGGACCTCTTGCGCGGCGACGAAGGCGTTGATCGTCAGCAGCCCGAGCGACGGCGGGCAGTCGACGAAGACGTAGTGGTACGGCTCGTCGAGCGACTGCAGGTACAGGTCGAGCGCCGTGCGCAACCGCTGCTCACGTGCCACGAGCGAGACGAGCTCGATCTCAGCACCTGCGAGGTGGATGGTCGCCGGAACGCACCACAGCGTGTCCGACTCGGGGGAGGCCTGCACGGTGTGGGCCATCGATGCTTCGTCGACGATGACGTCGTAGATGCTCGCGACCTCCGCCTGGTGGTCCACCCCGAGCGCCGTCGAGGCATTGCCTTGCGGATCGAGGTCGATGACCAGGACACGTGCCCCACCGTGTGCCAGCGCGGCTGCGAGGTTCACCGTGGTGGTCGTCTTGCCGACGCCACCTTTCTGGTTCGAGACGGTGATGATCCGTGTCTCGGCCGGCAACGGGAACTGCTGGGTGGCGATGGCACGCCGGCGACGGTTCAGGTCGGCGATCTCGCGAGCGAGCGGTGTCGACGCGTCGTAGTCGGTCGATGAACTCAACGAGTGCCTCTTCCCCGGTTCGGTGTTTCACGTGAAACGCGGAGCCGCCGGCGGTCGGTGGTCCCGACCCGATCCGCAGCGTCAGTCAACTGTAGCCCGGAAGACGCGGGTGGTCTCGTTGACCACGCCCTCCCCGAGCTCGAGCACCTCGACGTCGGAGAGCCGCTTGCGGAGGATCACCTTGCGGGCCTTCTCGATCTCCTCGTCGACCCGTGCACCCTTCATCAGGATGAGCTGTCCACCCGAACGGACGAGCGGCACCGTCAAGGGGATGAGCTTCGACAGGGCGCTCACCGCACGTGCGGTGACCTGGTCGACCACGACGTCGTCGGCGACGTCTTCAGCGCGTGCGCGCAGCACCGTCACGTTCTCGAGGCCGAGACGGGCAGCTTCGCTCGTCAGCCAATCGACGCGCCGCTCCATCGGCTCGATGAGCGTGAAGGAAACGTCCGGCCGAGCGATGGCGAGCACGAGGCCGGGGAGCCCAGCACCGGAGCCGACGTCGGCGACCCGGCCACGGGCCTCCAGGAGGGGTGCCAACAACGCGGAATTGAGGATGTGTCGTGTCCAGAGCTGCGGCAGCTCGCGAGGACCGATCAGGCCGAGCTCCTCGCCGCGGCGAGCGAGCTCAGCGGTGAACGACCGAGCGAGGTCGATCCGAGCACCGAAGAGGGTGGCCGCCGCCGACGGTTCGGCCTCGACCGCGAGCGCGACCTCGGTCGTGGTGTCCGGATCGGTCATCGGGTGACGACCGTGTGGCGGTCCCGACCCTCACCCTCGGACTCCGAGTGGAAGCCCTTCTCGGCGACCAGGTCGTGCACGAGCTTGCGCTCGTACGAGGACATCGGGGGGAGTGCGGCCGACGACGAACCCGCCTCGATCCGCTCGACCGCCGTGTCGACGAGCCGCTGGAGTTCGCCCGCGCGGGCATCGCGCGAGCCACCGACGTCCAGGATGAGCCGGCTGAACTCGCCGGTCTCCGCCTGCACCGCGATGCGCGTGAGCTCCTGCAGGGCCGTCACGGTGTCCGGCTTCGAGAGCACCCGCAGGGCCTCGCCGTCGTCCGTCACGGACAGGTAGACCCGGCCGGCGCGTTCCTCGATCTCGATGTCGCCGTCGAGATCGCAGATGTCGAGCAGTTCCTCGATGTAGTCCGCGGCGATGTCGGCCTCGTCACGCGCGTCCTCGGACTCGGTGGTGTCGACGGCCGCGGCGGTGTCCTGCTCGGTCACTTACTTCTTCCCGTTCTTCTTCGAGCGCTGCTTGCCGACCGGCTGCTGACGCTGGGTGGTGACACGCACGGCCTTGACCTCGGCCGCACCGGCGCCGGCGCCGGCCTCGGCGAGCACCGGGGTGGCGATGCCGCGACGCTGCGCCTTCTTGGCCAGACGTGCCTCGCGGGCGAGGGCAGCCTCGGAGCCCGGCGTCGGCATACTGCGGATGACGAAGTACTGCTGCGCCATCGTCCAGATGTTCGAGGCGAGCCAGTAGAACATGACACCGAGGGGGAA includes:
- a CDS encoding ParB/RepB/Spo0J family partition protein, which produces MAPKRTGLGRGIGALIPTATEQQDRPVDVFFPTGGSPSSAPTADDLVAVPGARLANLNPLDVIPNAQQPRKEFREEELQELVHSIREIGVLQPIVVRPIAGASGTEPQYELIMGERRLRATKELGLSTIPAIVKDTPDDAMLRDALLENLHRAQLNPLEEASAYQQLLADFGITQEQLGQRIGRSRPQITNTIRLLRLPSPVQRRVAAGVLSAGHARAILAAPDAEAMEYLAEKIVNEDLSVRAAEAIAQQLSSKTPQKPAPQPSKRQAHFNDLADRLGDRLNTRVKIAVGARKSSVSIEFANGDDLNRILGELGIEDVAG
- a CDS encoding ParA family protein is translated as MSSSTDYDASTPLAREIADLNRRRRAIATQQFPLPAETRIITVSNQKGGVGKTTTTVNLAAALAHGGARVLVIDLDPQGNASTALGVDHQAEVASIYDVIVDEASMAHTVQASPESDTLWCVPATIHLAGAEIELVSLVAREQRLRTALDLYLQSLDEPYHYVFVDCPPSLGLLTINAFVAAQEVLIPIQCEYYALEGLSQLLRNIELIERHLNPKLRVSTILLTMYDGRTNLANQVANDVREHFGSQVLTAMIPRSVRVSEAPSYGQSVVAYDVNSSGSLSYLEAAAEIAARGAQN
- the rsmG gene encoding 16S rRNA (guanine(527)-N(7))-methyltransferase RsmG, which produces MTDPDTTTEVALAVEAEPSAAATLFGARIDLARSFTAELARRGEELGLIGPRELPQLWTRHILNSALLAPLLEARGRVADVGSGAGLPGLVLAIARPDVSFTLIEPMERRVDWLTSEAARLGLENVTVLRARAEDVADDVVVDQVTARAVSALSKLIPLTVPLVRSGGQLILMKGARVDEEIEKARKVILRKRLSDVEVLELGEGVVNETTRVFRATVD
- a CDS encoding R3H domain-containing nucleic acid-binding protein translates to MTEQDTAAAVDTTESEDARDEADIAADYIEELLDICDLDGDIEIEERAGRVYLSVTDDGEALRVLSKPDTVTALQELTRIAVQAETGEFSRLILDVGGSRDARAGELQRLVDTAVERIEAGSSSAALPPMSSYERKLVHDLVAEKGFHSESEGEGRDRHTVVTR